From a region of the Tateyamaria omphalii genome:
- a CDS encoding metal ABC transporter ATP-binding protein, with product MTLVTVTNLSVAYGAHVVLRDVELAVSSGEIVTIVGPNGSGKTSLLRAIIGASPPAKGSVQLKPGLKIGYVPQRLHIDPTLPITVERFMRLTAPVDRRGCRDALDAVGMPDLLTRQMSQLSGGQFQRVLLARALINAPDILLLDEATQGLDQPGSAAFYRQIETVREQTGCAVLMISHDLHVVMSASDRVVCLNGHVCCQGTPAVVASAPEYRALFGAGTGGALALYRHDHDHHHDTRPKAAE from the coding sequence ATGACCTTAGTCACTGTCACGAACCTGAGCGTCGCCTATGGCGCGCATGTCGTCCTGCGCGATGTCGAACTGGCCGTATCATCTGGTGAGATCGTGACCATTGTGGGCCCGAACGGCTCCGGCAAGACCAGCCTGTTGCGTGCGATCATCGGCGCGTCGCCACCGGCCAAGGGGAGCGTGCAGCTCAAACCCGGGCTAAAGATCGGATATGTTCCACAACGGCTGCACATCGACCCGACGCTGCCCATCACGGTCGAACGCTTTATGCGTCTGACCGCGCCGGTTGATCGGCGCGGCTGCAGGGACGCGCTGGATGCCGTTGGTATGCCTGACCTGCTGACCCGCCAGATGTCGCAACTGTCGGGCGGGCAATTCCAGCGCGTGCTGCTTGCGCGCGCGTTGATCAACGCGCCGGACATCCTGTTGCTGGATGAGGCGACACAGGGCCTCGATCAGCCTGGCTCTGCCGCGTTTTATCGCCAGATTGAAACGGTCAGAGAGCAAACGGGCTGCGCGGTGCTGATGATCAGCCACGATTTGCACGTGGTGATGAGCGCCTCTGATCGGGTGGTCTGCTTGAACGGCCATGTCTGCTGTCAGGGCACACCGGCGGTGGTGGCCTCTGCGCCGGAATACCGCGCGCTGTTTGGTGCTGGCACCGGCGGTGCTCTGGCGCTCTATCGGCACGATCACGATCATCACCACGATACCCGTCCAAAGGCTGCCGAATAA
- a CDS encoding transcriptional repressor: MTSNQASASAAAQRPVGFTNHDHDKCVKTALAAAEERCSKGGLRLTPVRRKVLELLLQEHRALGAYALLDLLKDAGFGSQPPVAYRALDFLTEHGFVHKIERLNAFVACSHPGQDHSPAFMICRLCDAVVEAQSSPAKGTLGDAAKAAGFQIEKTVVEAEGVCPECVGKADA; this comes from the coding sequence ATGACAAGCAATCAAGCATCCGCGTCTGCTGCCGCGCAGCGGCCCGTCGGGTTTACAAATCATGATCACGACAAGTGCGTGAAAACCGCCTTGGCCGCGGCAGAGGAGCGCTGCTCCAAAGGCGGATTGCGCCTGACCCCGGTTCGCAGGAAAGTTCTGGAACTGCTTCTGCAAGAGCATCGCGCGCTCGGGGCCTATGCGCTTCTGGATCTGTTGAAGGATGCGGGGTTCGGGTCGCAACCGCCCGTAGCCTACCGCGCGCTCGATTTCCTGACAGAACATGGGTTTGTGCACAAGATCGAGCGCCTCAATGCCTTTGTGGCCTGCAGCCATCCGGGCCAAGATCATTCACCGGCATTCATGATTTGCCGTCTGTGTGATGCCGTGGTTGAGGCGCAGTCGTCCCCGGCCAAAGGCACTTTGGGCGACGCCGCAAAGGCGGCAGGCTTTCAGATTGAAAAAACAGTTGTCGAAGCCGAAGGCGTCTGCCCGGAGTGTGTCGGCAAGGCTGACGCATGA
- a CDS encoding GTP-binding protein, which yields MTDTRLPVTVLSGFLGAGKTTLLNRVLNNREGRRVAVIVNDMSEVNIDADLVRADTELSRTDETLVEMSNGCICCTLRDDLLDEVRRLAGEGRFDYLLIESTGISEPLPVAATFDFRDEDGESLSDVSRLDTMVTVVDAVNLLNDYSSHDFLSDRGETLGEEDDRTLVNLLVEQIEFADVVILNKVADAGPQRTDAARKIIRSLNADARIIETNHSDVAAEEILNTGMFDFEKAHEHPMWAKELYGFADHVPETEEYGVASFVYRARQPFEPEKIMKTLNGDLPGVIRAKGHFWLATRPNWVAEFSLAGALSSVKPLGTWWASVPKDRWPDHDSARAYMEAHWSEPWGDRRQEIVFIGTGIDWPALKARLDECLVPESLAPGPDVLPLDLPDPFPGWRRAEDAA from the coding sequence ATGACTGACACCCGACTACCCGTAACTGTCCTTTCCGGTTTCCTGGGCGCAGGAAAGACAACACTGCTGAACAGGGTCCTGAACAACCGCGAGGGGCGCCGTGTCGCTGTGATCGTGAATGACATGTCCGAGGTGAATATCGACGCGGACCTCGTGCGTGCAGACACCGAATTGTCACGGACCGACGAAACGCTGGTCGAGATGTCCAATGGATGTATCTGCTGCACATTGCGCGACGACCTTCTGGACGAAGTGCGCCGCCTCGCAGGCGAAGGGCGTTTCGACTATCTGCTGATCGAGTCAACAGGCATTTCCGAACCGCTCCCTGTTGCGGCAACCTTTGATTTCCGGGACGAAGACGGCGAAAGCCTGTCTGACGTGTCACGGTTGGATACGATGGTCACGGTCGTCGATGCCGTGAACCTGCTGAATGACTATTCCAGCCACGACTTCCTGAGCGACCGGGGCGAAACACTGGGCGAGGAAGACGACCGCACCCTGGTGAACCTACTGGTGGAACAGATCGAATTCGCGGACGTGGTCATCCTGAACAAGGTGGCAGATGCAGGACCGCAACGCACCGATGCTGCGCGCAAGATCATCCGCAGCCTGAACGCAGACGCAAGGATCATCGAAACCAACCATTCGGATGTCGCTGCCGAAGAGATCCTGAACACCGGCATGTTCGACTTTGAAAAGGCGCACGAACACCCAATGTGGGCCAAGGAACTGTATGGCTTTGCCGATCATGTCCCCGAGACGGAAGAATACGGCGTCGCCAGCTTTGTCTACCGGGCGCGCCAACCCTTTGAGCCGGAAAAGATCATGAAAACCCTCAATGGCGATCTGCCCGGTGTGATCCGCGCCAAGGGGCACTTTTGGCTCGCCACACGGCCCAACTGGGTGGCCGAGTTTTCGCTTGCGGGGGCTCTGTCATCGGTGAAGCCCCTGGGCACGTGGTGGGCGTCTGTCCCCAAGGACCGTTGGCCGGATCACGACAGCGCGCGCGCCTACATGGAGGCGCATTGGTCCGAACCCTGGGGGGATCGTCGGCAAGAGATTGTCTTTATCGGTACGGGCATCGACTGGCCTGCGCTTAAAGCGCGTCTTGATGAATGCCTGGTCCCCGAAAGCCTGGCGCCAGGCCCTGATGTATTGCCTCTGGATCTGCCAGATCCGTTTCCCGGTTGGCGCCGCGCGGAAGACGCGGCATGA
- a CDS encoding DUF1826 domain-containing protein: MSLAPARAREAAVGVGVTDRVENLSAIQEPGCAAAIWRRQLPDGFQTWIDDLSAASLPAARLVLRPEEVGAAVQHLCARTGIADDAKCAWLVADVSTLAACFADIMQAPYLQVRLDVIETNACRRFHIDAIKARLICTYRGTGTQYGTFVDGAEPELVFTVPTGSPMIMRGTQWPETPKSGVLHRSPPIEGTGETRLVLVLDPIFELGTD, encoded by the coding sequence ATGAGCCTCGCACCCGCACGGGCCAGGGAGGCCGCCGTCGGCGTCGGCGTCACGGACCGGGTTGAGAACCTGTCCGCGATCCAAGAACCCGGATGCGCTGCTGCCATTTGGCGGCGGCAACTGCCGGACGGCTTCCAGACATGGATTGACGACCTGTCCGCTGCCTCGCTTCCAGCGGCACGGCTGGTCCTGCGCCCCGAAGAGGTCGGCGCCGCCGTTCAACACCTCTGCGCGCGCACCGGCATCGCGGATGACGCGAAATGCGCGTGGCTTGTCGCAGATGTGTCAACACTCGCGGCATGCTTTGCGGATATCATGCAGGCACCGTATCTGCAGGTGCGCCTTGATGTCATTGAAACAAACGCCTGCCGCCGCTTCCACATTGACGCAATCAAAGCGCGTTTGATTTGCACCTATCGCGGTACTGGCACGCAGTACGGCACCTTTGTTGACGGGGCAGAGCCTGAACTTGTGTTCACCGTGCCGACGGGATCACCCATGATCATGCGCGGCACACAATGGCCTGAGACACCGAAATCGGGGGTGCTGCACCGCTCACCGCCGATCGAGGGCACCGGTGAGACACGTTTGGTCCTGGTTCTGGACCCTATTTTTGAGCTGGGCACGGATTAG
- a CDS encoding RrF2 family transcriptional regulator, with protein sequence MKRNSRLSLALHALSHMAFNTDQPHTSADIAAHAGTNPVVVRRVLGKLREAGLLTSERGHSGGWRLARAPRDITLADVYLALEESLVASPSETEQDMCSVEHALAIRVSTIMNDVEASLIERLSRTTIADVRHAAQ encoded by the coding sequence ATGAAACGTAACTCACGCCTGTCTCTTGCCTTGCATGCGTTAAGCCACATGGCGTTCAACACCGATCAGCCGCACACATCTGCCGACATTGCCGCGCATGCAGGCACCAACCCCGTCGTTGTCCGCCGGGTCTTGGGCAAATTGCGCGAGGCGGGTCTTTTGACGTCAGAACGTGGGCATTCCGGGGGCTGGCGGCTTGCGCGCGCGCCAAGGGACATAACGCTGGCGGATGTGTACCTGGCGCTTGAGGAAAGCCTGGTCGCTTCGCCATCGGAGACCGAGCAGGATATGTGTTCGGTCGAGCACGCCTTGGCGATCCGCGTTTCAACGATCATGAACGACGTCGAGGCGAGCCTGATCGAGCGCCTGTCGCGCACAACAATTGCCGATGTTCGGCACGCCGCGCAGTAG
- a CDS encoding nickel/cobalt transporter: MRSAAAHGPARTPNRARLFALMSAGIALAVVIYALVPWPSVLFWAAQEQRAFQAAMTGSLRAIRSGDSFAILALCGATAAYGFVHALGPGHGKVLLGGAALASGATMRRMASLTLISSLAQAGSAILLVFVATHMLGWLANDIASWTEDWLAPASAIAIAGIGLLLVGRGCLALREPKSEHRHHHDDHMCGCGHSHGPTASQVQSLRSTKEAAAIVASIAMRPCTGALFLLVIAWRLDIFAVGGLAVVTMGLGTAAFNLIVAASAVAARHLAARPLDSFAMQRFSAILHIAGGTLIALASLALTRTYLDGPFVLP, encoded by the coding sequence ATGCGATCGGCCGCCGCTCACGGCCCGGCGCGGACGCCAAACCGCGCCAGGCTCTTTGCATTGATGTCGGCAGGCATCGCCTTGGCTGTCGTGATCTACGCGCTGGTGCCATGGCCCAGCGTCTTGTTCTGGGCCGCCCAGGAACAGCGTGCGTTTCAGGCTGCCATGACAGGGTCACTGCGCGCCATCCGTAGCGGCGACAGCTTTGCCATTCTCGCTCTTTGCGGCGCCACGGCGGCATATGGCTTTGTTCATGCGCTTGGGCCCGGGCATGGCAAAGTCCTGCTTGGTGGCGCGGCCTTGGCAAGCGGCGCAACGATGCGGCGCATGGCGTCGCTCACACTCATCTCCAGCCTTGCCCAGGCAGGATCAGCAATCTTGCTGGTTTTTGTCGCAACCCACATGCTGGGCTGGCTTGCCAACGACATTGCGAGCTGGACCGAAGACTGGCTGGCGCCCGCGAGTGCCATTGCCATCGCCGGGATCGGCCTGCTGCTCGTCGGACGCGGTTGCCTTGCCTTGCGTGAGCCAAAATCAGAGCACCGCCATCATCACGACGATCACATGTGCGGCTGCGGCCACTCACATGGCCCAACAGCATCTCAGGTCCAAAGCCTGCGATCCACCAAGGAAGCGGCGGCAATTGTTGCCAGTATCGCCATGCGACCGTGCACGGGTGCGCTGTTTCTTTTGGTAATTGCCTGGCGCCTTGATATTTTTGCAGTTGGGGGTCTTGCCGTTGTCACGATGGGTCTTGGTACGGCGGCGTTCAACCTGATCGTGGCTGCGTCCGCAGTGGCCGCGCGACATCTGGCGGCGCGTCCGCTGGACAGTTTCGCAATGCAGCGCTTTTCGGCAATCCTTCATATCGCGGGTGGGACGCTCATTGCGTTGGCGAGCCTCGCGCTCACCCGAACATATCTGGACGGCCCCTTTGTCTTGCCCTAA
- a CDS encoding zinc ABC transporter substrate-binding protein, translated as MSRKLLYLTIYAALLGGTAMADMPRVAVDIAPVHSLVARVMDGVGTPDLVIPSGESPHGFNMRPSSAQALQDADVVFWIGYDLTPQLEDAIETLAEDASVTELLEADGITLLDFREGVLFEAHDDDDHDDHGHDEAKAEGHDDHAHDDHGHDDHGHEEVKAEDHDDHGHADHAHDDHGDEDHAGHDDHDDHGHDDYAGHDHGDHDPHAWLSPQNASAWLNVIAAELSAVDPDNAGAYFANASAARTEMEALSAEINATLDPVRGGSFIVFHDAYQYFEADFDFPASGAISIGDASDPSPARIAEIQDRIRDEGVDCVLAEPQFNAGLIATVLEGTEASTSVIDPLGAALEPGAALYPQLIRDMANALVECL; from the coding sequence ATGTCTAGGAAGCTTCTTTATCTTACAATCTATGCCGCGCTTTTGGGCGGAACTGCAATGGCAGACATGCCGCGTGTCGCCGTTGACATTGCGCCCGTGCACTCGCTGGTCGCGCGCGTGATGGACGGTGTCGGCACACCAGACCTGGTCATTCCGTCCGGCGAATCCCCGCACGGGTTCAACATGCGCCCCTCCTCGGCACAAGCGCTGCAGGATGCTGACGTGGTGTTCTGGATCGGTTACGATCTGACCCCGCAACTGGAAGATGCCATTGAAACACTGGCGGAGGACGCATCCGTCACAGAGCTGCTTGAGGCCGATGGCATCACTCTGCTGGATTTCCGCGAAGGCGTGCTGTTCGAAGCACACGACGACGATGATCACGACGATCATGGCCACGACGAAGCGAAAGCTGAAGGCCACGACGATCACGCGCATGACGATCATGGGCATGATGACCACGGGCACGAGGAAGTGAAGGCCGAAGACCACGATGATCATGGGCATGCCGATCACGCACATGACGATCACGGCGACGAAGATCATGCGGGCCACGACGATCATGACGATCACGGGCACGACGACTACGCCGGACATGACCACGGCGATCACGACCCCCATGCCTGGCTGTCACCGCAAAACGCAAGTGCGTGGCTGAATGTCATCGCGGCAGAGCTGTCCGCAGTGGACCCCGACAATGCAGGGGCATACTTCGCCAACGCGTCTGCCGCGCGCACCGAGATGGAGGCCCTGTCCGCAGAGATCAATGCGACGCTGGATCCGGTGCGCGGCGGCAGCTTCATCGTCTTCCACGACGCCTACCAGTACTTTGAGGCTGATTTCGACTTCCCCGCCTCCGGCGCGATTTCGATCGGGGATGCGTCTGATCCAAGCCCGGCGCGTATCGCCGAGATCCAGGACCGTATCCGTGATGAAGGTGTTGATTGTGTTCTGGCCGAGCCGCAGTTCAACGCCGGCCTGATCGCAACAGTGCTGGAAGGCACAGAAGCAAGCACAAGCGTCATTGATCCGCTTGGCGCGGCCCTTGAGCCGGGCGCCGCACTCTATCCGCAGCTGATCCGCGATATGGCAAACGCCCTGGTGGAATGCCTGTAA